From Ananas comosus cultivar F153 unplaced genomic scaffold, ASM154086v1, whole genome shotgun sequence, a single genomic window includes:
- the LOC109703894 gene encoding uncharacterized protein LOC109703894 — MSSKTASHMRWHKEKRCDDGIMRHPADSIAWKTFDELHPSFAIDPRNVRMGLASDGFNPFGNMSTSYSVWPVVLVPYNLPPWMCMKSSYYMMSMLIPGPRAPGNDIDVYLQSLIEELITLWNVGVETYDAFGKCNFRLHAAILWTINDFPAYANLSGWSTKGALACPSCNKDTCSTRLKHGRKMCYMGHRRFLKLDHKWRKNKNSFDGKTETRRAPNNLSGDEILEQLNGVENVKFGKSTQKRKRTEAALLYNWKKKSIFFDLPYWRTLLIRHNLDVMHIEKNVNDNILGTLFNIDGKNKDNLNARLDLKEMGIRSELHPIDNGNNFVIPQACYTLNLDERRTVCQFLANLKVPDGYSSNISRCVNVKEGKLSGMKSHDCHVFIEDHLPPAFRGILPKEVYEPLVELSLFFKQLCSKTLKIDMLERLEHNIVMTICKLERIFPPAFFDIMIHLPIHLPLEARLAGPVHYRWMYPFERYLRKLKSNIQRAHCEDNGSVSIQLLHLSCGPNRMVTRYSGYIVNGFRFHIYKREIRRQTQNSGVIVKGDEQSGSREYYGVLTDILELEYGGRNKIVLFKCDWWDTYNEGRGYKKEANGITFVNTTRHLPTNEPYVLASQVEQVYYVQDNMNPDWQMVVKTLPRNFYDIPTINDEEPIDDEEPIDDEEPTWDANTIVDTLPEYVMDNDDIATSLNRDDVNGIVIEKSHPSYKNSNDKYDNDFINDNEEEEGEEIQENDL, encoded by the exons ATGTCATCCAAGACTGCTTCTCATATGCGATGGCATAAGGAAAAACGTTGCGATGATGGGATAATGAGGCATCCTGCCGATTCTATAGCTTGGAAGACTTTTGACGAATTGCACCCATCATTTGCTATAGATCCACGTAATGTAAGAATGGGCTTAGCTAGCGACGGATTTAATCCTTTTGGAAATATGAGCACATCTTACAGTGTGTGGCCGGTTGTTTTGGTTCCATATAACTTACCACCATGGATGTGTATGAAGAGCTCCTATTATATGATGTCGATGCTCATTCCGGGTCCTAGAGCTCCAGGAAATGACATTGATGTATATTTGCAATCTCTTATTGAAGAGTTGATCACATTATGGAATGTGGGTGTTGAAACCTATGATGCATTTGGtaagtgtaattttcgtttacaTGCAGCAATACTATGGACAATAAACGATTTTCCAGCATATGCTAATTTATCTGGTTGGAGTACTAAAGGAGCATTGGCTTGTCCTTCTTGTAATAAAGATACATGTTCAACTAGATTGAAGCATGGGCGCAAAATGTGCTATATGGGGCATCGCCGTTTTCTAAAACTTGATCATAAGTggcgtaaaaataaaaattcatttgaTGGAAAGACAGAAACTCGACGTGCACCCAACAATTTATCTGGAGATGAAATTCTTGAGCAATTAAATggagttgaaaatgtgaaatttggaaaaagtacacaaaaaaGAAAGCGAACTGAGGCTGCCTTGCTTTATAATTGGAAgaagaaaagtattttttttgacttaccttaTTGGAGAACACTTTTGATAAGACATAATCTTGATGTTATGCATATTGAGAAAAATGTCAATGATAATATCTTGGGGACTCTTTTCAACATTGATGGTAAGAATAAAGATAATCTAAATGCTCGACTGGATCTTAAGGAGATGGGCATTCGGTCAGAATTGCATCCAATAGATAATGGCAACAATTTTGTCATTCCACAAGCTTGCTACACATTAAATTTAGATGAAAGGAGAACTGTTTGCCAATTCTTAGCAAATTTGAAAGTTCCAGATGGCTATTCCTCCAACATATCTCGATGTGTCAATGTCAAAGAGGGAAAATTAAGTGGAATGAAATCTCATGATTGTCACGTATTTATTGAAGATCATCTCCCGCCAGCTTTTCGTGGCATTTTGCCTAAAGAAGTATATGAGCCACTAGTAGAGTTAAGCTTATTCTTTAAGCAGTTATGCTCAAAGACATTAAAAATAGATATGTTGGAAAGGCTAGAGCATAATATTGTAATGACAATTTGCAAACTTGAACGGATTTTTCCTCCTGCATTCTTTGACATCATGATACACTTGCCTATTCATCTTCCATTAGAGGCACGGTTAGCTGGTCCTGTACATTACCGGTGGATGTACCCATTTGAGag GTACTTGCGCAAGCTGAAGTCTAAT ATACAACGTGCGCACTGCGAAGACAACGGAAGTGTGAGCATTCAACTTCTACATTTGTCATGTGGTCCAAATAGAATGGTGACTCGTTATAGTGGCTACATCGTTAATGGCTTTAGATTTCATATATATAAGCGTGAAATTCGACGACAAACACAAAATAGTGGAGTTATAGTAAAGGGTGATGAGCAAAGTGGAAGTAGAGAATATTATGGGGTCTTGACAGATATTTTAGAGTTGGAATATGGGGGGCGAAACAAAATAGTGCTATTCAAATGTGATTGGTGGGATACATACAATGAAGGTAGGGGTTACAAGAAAGAAGCTAATGGCATCACTTTCGTAAATACTACTCGACACTTGCCAACAAATGAACCATATGTCTTAGCATCACAAGTTGAACAAGTTTACTATGTACAAGACAATATGAATCCAGATTGGCAGATGGTGGTGAAAACATTACCTCGTAACTTTTATGATATCCCTACTATTAATGATGAAGAGCCAATAGATGATGAAGAGCCAATAGATGATGAAGAACCTACATGGGATGCAAATACAATAGTAGATACCTTACCTGAATATGTTATGGATAATGATGACATTGCTACATCATTAAATCGTGATGATGTGAATGGAATTGTTATTGAGAAAAGTCATCCATCATACAAAAATAGCAATGATAAATATGACAATGATTTTATTAATGacaatgaggaagaagaaggagaagaaattcAAGAAAACGATTTGTAG